The nucleotide window ACGCGCTTGCGACCGAAACGGTCGGCAATCGAGCCGGCCGGCAGCAGCAACGACGCGAAGCACAGCACGTAGGCGCTGATCACCCATTCGATATCGGCAAATGACGCGTTGAGCTCGCGTGCGACGGTCGGCAGCACGATGCCGACTACGTTCGTGTCGAGCACGGTCATCGCGCAGCCCAACGAAGCGGTCAGCAGCAAAGGGGTATTGCGCGACATCGTCTGCGCGGCGGGAATCGAGCTCATCGGAGGCCTTTTGCCTTTTTCGGTGCGGCCGCGAGGCATGGCGACGCACAAGTTGAACAAGCCGCGCGGGTAGCGGCCCGATCGTCATTGAACCAGTCCTCGCGGTTGAGCGCATTATCGGTGTTTGCAAATATAATTAGCTGGTACCTAATAGAGCACGTCGAATAAAGCCATGGAGCTAAGACATCTTCGCTATTTCATCGCGGTCGCGGAGCAACTGCATTTCGGTCAGGCTGCCGAGATGCTCGGCATCGCGCCGCCCACGCTCACGGTGCAAATCCAGCAGATCGAGCGCACGCTCGACGCACAGCTTTTCACGCGCACGAAGCGCTCGGTCGCGTTGACGCAGGCAGGCGAGGCGTTCCTTGTCGAAGCGCGCGTGGCGCTCGAGCAGTTCGAGCGTGCGGTCAACATCGGACGCCGAGCAGGGCGGGGCGAGCTTGGGCGCGTCAATCTCGGTTTCGTCGGCTCGGCGGCGTTTAGCGGCGTGCTGCAGCAGCAGGTACGCTCGTTTCGTGAGGCGCGTCCGCATGTGTTCATCGACACGCATGAGTTTCCGATGGACGAATTGCCGGCGCTGCTCGAAGACGGTCGAGTGGACATCGCGTTCGTGCGCATGCCGGTCGAGCTGTCCACGTCACTACGCGCGCATGTCTTGTTGCGCGACCGGTTTTGCGCGGCGCTGCCGGCTGAGCATCCGCTTGCGCAAGCGGATGTGCCGATCCGCTCGCGCATGCTTGCCGGCGAACAGTTCGTCGTGCCTGAGCAGCGCGAGGGCACGTTCGAGGTCGGGCGTCGTGGCCGGTTCAGCCCGCAAATCGTCACGGCGCCCGGCGGGCTTGTATCGGTGCTGGCCGACGTTTCGCTCGGCGTGGGCGTCGCGATCGTGCCGAACGTGCTGACGAAAGCGGTCGAGGTCCCGAATGTCGCTTACAGGGAGATTGCCGGCGGCCCCATCCCATCGGAAGTGGCCGCGGTGTTTCGCCGCTTCGAGCGCGCACCCGCTGTGAAAAGCCTCATCGATCAGATTACGCGGACGCCGGCGCAAGCTGCATGATCCCGCGTCGCGCGCCATGGCCGGGCGCGATGGCGGGGCGCGCGGTTTGCGTCCGCAGTTGCGTCTGCTGCAATGTCAGCTGGTATCCGCGGTCAGCTGTCAGTTCCGCCGGCAATTCCTCACCGCATTGTTCGAGCAGCGACCGTTCGAAGCTGCGTGTCAGCGCGTTGAGCGGCAGATTGTCGGGCAACTTGCCAAACGGTTCGGCGACTTCGCTTGCGATGCGATATGCGATATGCGAGGTGCGAAAGCTGCGCGCCGGCTGAAACCGGCATGGATAGTTGGGCACGCAACCAAACGTTGCGCGTGGTCGTTCCGGTCAACCGCGTTGCCGGATGCTACGCCGCGTGTCGATGCAGCAGCACCGGAATCGACTTCGACGTCGGCGTATTGCTCACGTCGCCTACGCTATGCAGCGGCACGAGCGGATTCGTTTCCGGGTAGTACGCACCGATGCAGCCGCGCGGAATGTCGTATTCGACGAGCCGGAAGCCATCCGCGCGCCGCTCGATACCGTCTTCCCAGACGGTTTCCATATCGACCCATTCGCCATCAGCGAAGCCCAGCATCTTCAGGTCGTCGGCGTTTATGAACACCACGCGACGCTGGCCGTACACGCCGCGATAGCGATCGTCGAGCGCGTAGATGGTGGTGTTGTACTGGTCGTGCGAGCGCGTCGTCATCAGCGTCATCACGCGTTCGCCGTGCAGCGCGCGGGCGCGCCTGATCGGCGTGTCGCGCTCGACCGTGTGAACGATGAACTGCGCCTTGCCCGATGGCGTGAGCCAGATCCGCTCGCTCGACGCGACGCGCAGGCGAAAACCGCCGGGGTGCTTGATCCGCTCGTCGTAGCCGTCGAAGCCCTCGATACTTCTTTCGACGGCGTCGCGAATGCGCGAGTAATCTTCGGCGTACCAGAGCCACGGCACTTTCTTGCTGCCGAGCGTTGCGTTCGCAATGCCGGCGACAATCGCTATTTCCGATTGCAGGTTCTTCGACGCCGGAATATTCATTCCGTACGACACGTGCACCATCGACATCGAATCTTCAACCGTGACGCCTTGCGAATAGCCGCCCTGCACGTCGATTTCGGTGCGGCCAAGCGTCGGCAGAATCAGCGCATCCTTGCCATGCACGAGGTGGCTGCGGTTCAGCTTCGTCGTGATGTGCACGGTCAGGTCGCACATACGCAGTGCTTCGAACGTGCGCGGCGTGTCCGGCGTTGCGATCGAGAAATTGCCGCCGAGGCCGATCAGCACTTTGACCTTGCCTTCGAGCATTTCAGCGATCGTTTCGACGACGTCGAGGCCGTGCTCGCGCGGCGGCTCGAAGTCGAACGCTTTGCCGAGCCGGTCGAGGAACGCCTGCGTCGGCTTATCCTCGATGCCGACGGTGCGGTTGCCCTGTACGTTCGAATGGCCACGCACCGGGCAGAGTCCCGCACCTTCGCGGCCGATATTGCCGCGCATCATCATCAGGTTCGACAGCATGTGAATCGTCGCGACCGAGTTCTTATGCTGCGTGAGGCCCATGCCCCAGCAGGAAATCACGCGGCGGCCCTTTGCGTAGATTTGCGCGAGCGATTCGATTTCGTCGAACGGCAGCCCGGCTTCCTCGACGAGCAGGTCCCACGATTCGGCACGCAGATCGTCGGCGAACGCGGCGAAATTGCTGGTGTGCGCATCGATGAATTCGACGTCGAGCACGCGCTCGGCGCCGGCCGCTTGCGCCGCATCGTCCATTTCGACGAGCCGTTTCGCAACGCCTTTCAACAGCGCGAAGTCGCCGCCGAGCTTCGGCCGGATAAACGTCGAAGCGATCTTCGTACTGCCGCCGGTCAGCATTTCGATCGGGTGTTGCGGGCTGGCGAAGCGTTCGAGGCCGCGCTCGCGCAGCGGGTTGATCGATACGATCGTCGCGCCGCGCCTCGCGCACTCGCGCAGTTCGCCGAGCATGCGCGGGTGATTCGTCGCCGGGTTCTGACCGAACACGAGAATCGTGTCTGCGTGCTCGAAGTCGTCGAGCACGACCGTGCCTTTGCCGACGCCGACCGTGCCCGGCAAGCCGCGGCTCGTCGCTTCGTGGCACATGTTCGAGCAGTCGGGAAAGTTGTTCGTGCCGTACATGCGCACGAACAGCTGATACAGAAACGCAGCTTCGTTGCTGGCGCGGCCCGACGTATAGAACGCGGCCTGATTCGGGCTGTCGAGTCGACTCAGATGGCGCGCGATCAACTGATAGGCATCGTCCCAGCCGATGGGCTTGTATTTATCGCTGACGGAGTCGTAGATCATCGGATCGGTGAGGCGGCCGTGCTGCTCGAGCTCGTAGTCGCTTTGTTCCATCAGATCGGCGACCGTGTGCGCTTCGAAAAACGCAGGCGTGACGCGCTTGCCTGTCGCTTCCGCGGCAACCGCTTTAACGCCGTTTTCACAGAACTCGAAAGTCGATGCCTTCTCGCGATCTGGCCATGCGCATCCCGGGCAGTCGAATCCATCCGGCTGGTTCTGGCGGAACAGGGTCCGGTAGTTGGTGCCGGATACCTTTTCCTTGATCAGATTCAGGGCGACGTACTTCAGCGCACCCCATCCCGCTGCTGCGTGTTTATAAGGCTCGATGCGTCCTTGCTGCTTCAGTTCTTTGACTTCTTCCACGACGTTCACTCCACGATGCATTCGACTGCGACCGCTGCTGCGTCGATTTGCGCCTTGTATTCACGCGGCCTTCGACGTAATGCGGTCTATGCGATGCATGGTAGGGCTGCGCAAGCGCCGCGGGCAGACACACAACGCGCGACTGCGGAAGAGTACAGTTGGGTTTATGCTGCACGCGAAAGGTGCACAGTGCTCGTGGAGGCCAATGCGCGAGCGATGGCAAAATGCGGCTCGTTGTCCCGCGCCGCGCGATGAGCGCGGCGAGCGGGGCGCGTCCGCGACCGGGGAGAAAGGGCGTTGAAACTGTATGAGAAGCTTGCCGACGACATCGAGGCTCTCGTCACGCAGGGTGTTTACCGACCCGGCGAGAAGATTCCTTCGGTGCGCCGCACGAGCCAGCATCATCGATTGAGCATCACCACCGTGCTGCGCGCCTATGCGTTGCTCGAAAGCCGCGGGGTGATCGAAAGCCGCCCGCAATCCGGTTACATCGTGCGGCCGCAGGGGCCGGCCGTTGCGGCCGAGCTTGCGCCGTCTAAGCCTCTGGCCATTTCCGCGTCGGTCGACGTAAGCCGGCTCGTGCTGTCCACGCTGCGCTCGATCCGCAGCGACGAAGCAGTGCCGCTCGGCTCGCCGTATCCGGATCCGTCCGCATTTCCGTATCAGCGGATCAACCAGTATGCGAACGCGATTGCGCGGCGCCCCGGCTTGTGGCATGGCTCCGAAGAACTGCCGCCAGGCGCGCGGCCGCTGATCGGGCAGATCGCGAAACGCTATCTGGAGAATGGACTCACGATCGATCCGAACGAGATCGTGATTACTGTCGGCGCGACCGAAGCAATCAATCTGTGCTTGCAGGCGGTGGCGAAGCCCGGCGACGTGATCGCGGTCGAATCGCCGACCTTTTACGCGATGCTGCACGCGATCGAACGCATGGGCATGCGTGCGATCGAGGTCGCGACGCATCCGCGCGAAGGCATCGATCTCGGCGCGCTCGCGCAGATTCTGAAATCGCAGAAGATCGGCGCGTGCATGGTGATGCCGAATTTCCAGAATCCGCTTGGTTTTCAGATGCCCGACGACAAGAAACGCGAACTCGTCGAACTGCTCGCGCGATACGATGTGCCGGCGATCGAAAACGACGTCTATCACGAGCTGTATTACGGGCACTCGCACCCGACGGCGCTCAAGTCCTTCGACGAAAAAGGCCTCGTGCTGCATTGCGCGTCGTTTTCGAAGAGCCTGTCGGCGATGTACCGGATCGGCTGGGCGATCACCGGGCGCTATCGGGAGCAGGTCGAAAAGCTCAAGTTCCTCAATACGCTGACGACGCCGTCGATTCCGCAGCTCGCCATTGCCGAGTATCTGAAGAACGACGGCTACGACCATCATCTGCGCAAGCTGCGTAAAGCGTACGCGCAGCAGGCGAATCTGATGAAGGCGATGGTCAAGCGCTTCTTTCCGGAAGGCACGAAGATGTCGGAGCCGGTCGGCGGTTATGTGCTGTGGGTCGAGTTGCCGGCCGAGGTCGATTCGATGCGGCTCTATCAGCTCGCGCTCGCGAACGGAATCACGGTCGGACCCGGCTATATGTTTTCGACGACGCCGAGCTATCGGAACTTTATCCGGCTCAATTACAGTTATCCGTGGAATGAGCACGTCGAAAAGGCGGTAATTACGCTGGGCAAGCTTGTTGTGTCGTGTATGCGGTCGGCGGCTTAGGCGTCGCGATTCTACAAAGCATGGGAGAGCAACGATGAATGGGATTGGAGACGACTCGCCACACGAGCCGCGAGAAACCGAAGGCGCGCCCGATATGACCGATCCCCAGGTACAGCTCGTCGTGGTGCTCGGTGAATTATGGGGCGCGCGCAACGAGTCGCCGGGCAAGCCGTGCTCGCTCGCGAAGCTCAGCAAGCGTGCACAGTTGCCGATGAGTACGTTGCGGCGTTTGTTGACTGAGTTGACGGCGGCGGAGCTTGTCGACGTTGAAATGCGGCCTGATGGGACGGGGTCGGTTGCGTTGACGGAGCAGGGTACACAGGTATGTGCCGATCTGTTTAGCGGCTCGTGATGCCTGGACCTGCCGCTTGCCGCTCGCATCGCGCGCGTTTCGCACGCTTGATCGCCTGGCCGCCGACGACGGACATCCGCACCGTTGGATAACGCTTCTTCGCGCGTGCGCGCTCAGATGTCCTTTGTGGGTAGCACCACATGGCCGGTCTCCAGCAGCGACTTGAGATTCGACAGGATGCGCGGCCAGCCGCCCGATATCGCGCGAATAAAGTTCGAATCGTCTTTTTCGATCGAATGGGTGATCGTCAGTTTTGCCGCCTCGCCGGACGTTTCGATTTCCATCACGCACAGCGAATAGCCTTCGGCCTTCAATTCCGGCCTGAATTCGTTGCGCCAGCGGATCGCGAGCCGTTTCGGCGGCGTGCTTTCGACGATCTCTCCCATATCGGCAACGCGCCCGTCTGGGAACATCATTCGCCACGATGAGCCGGTTTGCCAGTCGGATTCGCAATGCATGCCGAACCAGTATTGCCGCATGAAATCGGCGCTGGTCAGCGCCGACCAGAGCTTGTCCGCCGACGTGCGGATATACGTGACAT belongs to Paraburkholderia sp. SOS3 and includes:
- a CDS encoding LysR substrate-binding domain-containing protein, producing the protein MELRHLRYFIAVAEQLHFGQAAEMLGIAPPTLTVQIQQIERTLDAQLFTRTKRSVALTQAGEAFLVEARVALEQFERAVNIGRRAGRGELGRVNLGFVGSAAFSGVLQQQVRSFREARPHVFIDTHEFPMDELPALLEDGRVDIAFVRMPVELSTSLRAHVLLRDRFCAALPAEHPLAQADVPIRSRMLAGEQFVVPEQREGTFEVGRRGRFSPQIVTAPGGLVSVLADVSLGVGVAIVPNVLTKAVEVPNVAYREIAGGPIPSEVAAVFRRFERAPAVKSLIDQITRTPAQAA
- a CDS encoding FdhF/YdeP family oxidoreductase, producing MEEVKELKQQGRIEPYKHAAAGWGALKYVALNLIKEKVSGTNYRTLFRQNQPDGFDCPGCAWPDREKASTFEFCENGVKAVAAEATGKRVTPAFFEAHTVADLMEQSDYELEQHGRLTDPMIYDSVSDKYKPIGWDDAYQLIARHLSRLDSPNQAAFYTSGRASNEAAFLYQLFVRMYGTNNFPDCSNMCHEATSRGLPGTVGVGKGTVVLDDFEHADTILVFGQNPATNHPRMLGELRECARRGATIVSINPLRERGLERFASPQHPIEMLTGGSTKIASTFIRPKLGGDFALLKGVAKRLVEMDDAAQAAGAERVLDVEFIDAHTSNFAAFADDLRAESWDLLVEEAGLPFDEIESLAQIYAKGRRVISCWGMGLTQHKNSVATIHMLSNLMMMRGNIGREGAGLCPVRGHSNVQGNRTVGIEDKPTQAFLDRLGKAFDFEPPREHGLDVVETIAEMLEGKVKVLIGLGGNFSIATPDTPRTFEALRMCDLTVHITTKLNRSHLVHGKDALILPTLGRTEIDVQGGYSQGVTVEDSMSMVHVSYGMNIPASKNLQSEIAIVAGIANATLGSKKVPWLWYAEDYSRIRDAVERSIEGFDGYDERIKHPGGFRLRVASSERIWLTPSGKAQFIVHTVERDTPIRRARALHGERVMTLMTTRSHDQYNTTIYALDDRYRGVYGQRRVVFINADDLKMLGFADGEWVDMETVWEDGIERRADGFRLVEYDIPRGCIGAYYPETNPLVPLHSVGDVSNTPTSKSIPVLLHRHAA
- a CDS encoding aminotransferase-like domain-containing protein, which gives rise to MKLYEKLADDIEALVTQGVYRPGEKIPSVRRTSQHHRLSITTVLRAYALLESRGVIESRPQSGYIVRPQGPAVAAELAPSKPLAISASVDVSRLVLSTLRSIRSDEAVPLGSPYPDPSAFPYQRINQYANAIARRPGLWHGSEELPPGARPLIGQIAKRYLENGLTIDPNEIVITVGATEAINLCLQAVAKPGDVIAVESPTFYAMLHAIERMGMRAIEVATHPREGIDLGALAQILKSQKIGACMVMPNFQNPLGFQMPDDKKRELVELLARYDVPAIENDVYHELYYGHSHPTALKSFDEKGLVLHCASFSKSLSAMYRIGWAITGRYREQVEKLKFLNTLTTPSIPQLAIAEYLKNDGYDHHLRKLRKAYAQQANLMKAMVKRFFPEGTKMSEPVGGYVLWVELPAEVDSMRLYQLALANGITVGPGYMFSTTPSYRNFIRLNYSYPWNEHVEKAVITLGKLVVSCMRSAA
- a CDS encoding SRPBCC family protein — encoded protein: MESSTFVYVTYIRTSADKLWSALTSADFMRQYWFGMHCESDWQTGSSWRMMFPDGRVADMGEIVESTPPKRLAIRWRNEFRPELKAEGYSLCVMEIETSGEAAKLTITHSIEKDDSNFIRAISGGWPRILSNLKSLLETGHVVLPTKDI